The following proteins are co-located in the Polymorphospora rubra genome:
- a CDS encoding helix-turn-helix domain-containing protein, whose amino-acid sequence MNAESSSLVRRARIHAALGDPARLAIVDALTLGDASPGEIAHTLDMPTNLVAHHVKVLADAGLVVRGRSEADRRRTYLRLRPESLAALATPRLAGVGRVVFVCTHNSARSQLAAALWKQRAHGEVASAGTKPATRVHPRAVAVAHRHRLDLDPTGTAHVTDVVRRDDLVIAVCDSAHEELTGPIRPRLHWSVPDPVRVDTDEAFEAAYADLADRVDRLVPAILPRGSR is encoded by the coding sequence ATGAACGCTGAGTCTTCTTCCCTTGTTCGGCGGGCCAGGATCCACGCCGCCCTCGGCGATCCGGCACGCCTGGCGATCGTGGACGCGCTGACCCTGGGCGACGCCTCTCCTGGGGAGATCGCCCACACCCTCGACATGCCGACGAACCTGGTCGCCCACCATGTCAAGGTCCTCGCCGACGCCGGCCTGGTCGTCAGGGGCCGCTCCGAGGCAGACCGGCGCCGCACCTACCTGCGGCTACGCCCCGAGTCGCTGGCGGCTCTCGCCACCCCGCGTCTTGCCGGCGTCGGTCGGGTGGTGTTCGTGTGCACCCACAACTCGGCCCGCTCGCAGTTGGCCGCCGCGTTGTGGAAGCAGCGCGCTCACGGTGAGGTCGCCTCCGCTGGCACGAAGCCCGCCACCCGGGTGCATCCCCGGGCGGTGGCCGTGGCCCACCGCCACCGCCTTGACCTCGACCCGACCGGCACCGCCCACGTCACCGACGTCGTCCGCCGCGACGACCTGGTGATCGCCGTGTGCGACAGCGCCCACGAGGAACTGACCGGCCCGATCCGCCCCCGACTGCACTGGTCGGTCCCGGATCCGGTGCGCGTGGACACCGACGAGGCGTTCGAGGCCGCGTACGCCGATCTCGCCGACCGTGTCGACCGGCTCGTCCCCGCCATCCTGCCCAGAGGCTCCCGATGA
- a CDS encoding flavin reductase family protein, whose protein sequence is MIDDVRSFRDCLGQFASGVTVVTVGGAQGVHGSTVSAFTSVSLQPPLVLVVLDRRSRLCRRIDGQPFGINVLAASQRDLALHFAGAATGGSGSGPIGWDTTDDTPRLSGATAFLSCQPWALYDGGDHLVVLGRVCSFATLGADPLVYHRGSFHELATPPPPSAWQGSFDCPADGMWALDMTSA, encoded by the coding sequence GTGATCGATGATGTCCGTTCTTTTCGGGATTGTCTGGGACAGTTCGCCTCCGGGGTGACGGTGGTGACCGTCGGCGGTGCGCAGGGCGTGCACGGCTCGACGGTCAGTGCGTTCACGTCGGTCTCGCTGCAACCGCCCCTGGTGCTGGTGGTCCTTGACCGGCGCAGCCGGCTGTGCCGCCGCATCGACGGACAGCCGTTCGGGATCAACGTCCTGGCCGCCAGCCAGCGTGACCTGGCGCTGCACTTCGCTGGTGCGGCCACCGGCGGTTCGGGCAGCGGACCGATCGGATGGGACACCACCGACGACACCCCCAGGCTTTCCGGTGCCACCGCGTTCCTGTCCTGCCAGCCGTGGGCGTTGTATGACGGGGGCGACCACCTCGTCGTCCTCGGCCGAGTCTGTTCCTTCGCGACACTGGGCGCCGACCCGCTCGTGTATCACCGCGGTTCCTTCCACGAACTCGCCACCCCACCGCCGCCCAGCGCCTGGCAGGGCTCCTTCGACTGCCCCGCGGACGGCATGTGGGCCCTTGATATGACATCCGCCTGA
- a CDS encoding aquaporin — translation MTIALRRRLLAEFTGTALLVTAVVGSGIMATTLSPGDVGLQLLQNSTATAFALGALILIFGPVSGAHFNPVVSAADWFLGRRAGTGLTARDLGGYVMAQVLGAIAGSVLANLMFDLAAVDFSDKDRTAGHLWLGEVVATAGLILLIFALARSGRAPAAPAAVGAYIGAAYWFTSSTSFANPAVTIGRAFTDTFAGIAPTSVPGFVMAQFVGLAVGVGLFVALYPDAGDAADHVVVPTDEVAAVDRRS, via the coding sequence ATGACCATCGCACTTCGGCGGCGTCTGCTGGCTGAGTTCACCGGCACCGCCCTGCTGGTCACCGCCGTGGTCGGCTCCGGCATCATGGCCACCACCCTTTCCCCCGGTGACGTGGGCCTGCAGCTGTTGCAGAACTCCACCGCCACCGCGTTCGCCCTCGGCGCGCTGATCCTGATCTTCGGGCCGGTCTCCGGCGCGCACTTCAACCCCGTCGTCTCCGCCGCTGACTGGTTCCTCGGTCGCCGCGCCGGAACCGGCCTCACCGCCCGCGACCTGGGCGGCTATGTGATGGCGCAGGTTCTGGGCGCGATCGCCGGATCAGTGCTGGCGAACCTGATGTTCGACCTGGCCGCCGTCGACTTCTCCGACAAGGACCGCACCGCCGGTCATCTGTGGCTCGGCGAGGTCGTTGCCACCGCCGGCCTGATCCTGCTGATCTTCGCCCTCGCCCGCTCCGGTCGCGCCCCGGCGGCGCCCGCCGCGGTCGGCGCCTACATCGGCGCCGCCTACTGGTTCACCTCGTCCACGTCGTTCGCCAACCCGGCGGTCACCATCGGTCGCGCGTTCACCGACACCTTCGCCGGTATCGCCCCCACCTCGGTGCCCGGGTTCGTCATGGCCCAGTTCGTCGGCCTCGCCGTCGGTGTCGGTCTGTTCGTCGCCCTCTACCCCGACGCGGGCGACGCCGCCGACCACGTCGTCGTGCCCACGGATGAGGTCGCCGCCGTCGACCGCCGCTCGTGA
- a CDS encoding O-methyltransferase, with protein sequence MRIQVDLSKELQDYVTASSLREPQILAELREYTSALPLHLLQISPEQGQFLRVLVSALRVRKAVEIGVFTGYSLLCTALALPPTGTVVACEISEEWAAIAIDHCKRAGVADRVDVRVGDARVTLDALLAEPGARGSFDFVFIDADKENYEAYYEAGLELLRPGGLVLVDNVLWKGAVIDDEAQDDETRALRAFNAKVRDDDRVDLSMLPFADGLTFALKR encoded by the coding sequence ATGAGAATTCAGGTTGACCTGAGCAAAGAGCTGCAGGATTACGTCACCGCATCCTCGCTGCGTGAGCCGCAGATCCTCGCCGAACTGCGGGAGTACACCTCTGCTCTGCCGTTGCACCTGTTGCAGATCTCCCCCGAGCAGGGACAGTTCCTGCGGGTGCTCGTCAGCGCGCTGCGGGTGCGAAAGGCCGTGGAGATCGGTGTGTTCACCGGCTACAGCCTGCTGTGCACCGCCCTGGCCCTGCCGCCGACCGGCACGGTGGTGGCCTGCGAGATCTCCGAGGAGTGGGCCGCGATCGCCATCGACCACTGCAAGCGGGCCGGTGTGGCCGACAGGGTCGACGTGCGGGTCGGCGACGCCCGCGTCACCCTCGACGCACTGCTGGCCGAGCCTGGTGCCCGTGGCTCGTTCGACTTCGTCTTCATCGACGCCGACAAGGAGAACTACGAGGCCTACTACGAGGCGGGTCTGGAGCTGCTGCGTCCGGGCGGGCTGGTGCTGGTGGACAACGTCCTGTGGAAAGGCGCCGTCATCGACGACGAGGCCCAGGACGACGAGACCCGGGCGTTGCGCGCGTTCAACGCGAAGGTGCGCGACGACGACCGTGTCGATCTGAGCATGCTGCCGTTCGCCGACGGGCTGACCTTCGCCCTCAAGCGCTGA
- a CDS encoding AfsR/SARP family transcriptional regulator — protein sequence MKLGVLGPLTVADGCTDRTPTAPKQRQLLALLLLNANTTVPVPQLVEELWDSDPPPSAVAAIQTYVKQLRRTLQARHDPVKRSPLITRGRGYLIEVQPGELDLERFRHMVDPLHLVTDPLTVARTYSTALALWRGPVLIDVNTGPLLQTAVARLEAERFEAVVRLFAAQLNLGLHRALIAEISALTCRHPTSEALSAQLMLALYRSDRRADALAEYHRVRRTLRAEMGAAPGPALQRLNTDIIIGSPQLDPPRQIRTMLSPEHLIGFATGRAQLPSDPGVRTPGSPKSVRQLVLREPTGGRSGVPTVWRAGAAD from the coding sequence GTGAAACTCGGCGTCCTCGGCCCACTGACCGTCGCCGACGGTTGCACGGACCGCACCCCGACCGCACCCAAGCAACGCCAGTTGCTCGCCCTACTGCTACTCAACGCGAACACGACCGTGCCGGTTCCGCAACTGGTCGAGGAACTGTGGGACTCCGACCCACCGCCCAGCGCGGTGGCCGCCATCCAGACCTACGTAAAACAGTTGCGCCGTACGCTGCAGGCCCGCCACGACCCGGTGAAGCGCAGCCCTCTCATCACCCGCGGCCGGGGCTACCTGATCGAGGTCCAGCCGGGTGAGCTGGACCTGGAACGGTTCCGGCACATGGTCGACCCGTTGCATCTGGTCACCGACCCGCTCACCGTCGCCCGCACGTACAGCACCGCGCTCGCCCTGTGGCGCGGGCCGGTCCTGATCGACGTGAACACGGGTCCGCTTCTACAGACGGCCGTGGCGAGGTTGGAGGCAGAGCGATTCGAAGCGGTGGTCCGGCTCTTCGCCGCGCAGCTCAACCTCGGCCTGCACCGCGCACTCATTGCCGAGATCAGCGCCCTCACCTGCCGACATCCCACGTCGGAGGCGCTCTCGGCGCAGCTCATGCTGGCGCTCTACCGGTCCGACCGGCGCGCCGACGCGCTGGCCGAGTATCACCGCGTCCGGCGCACCCTGCGCGCCGAGATGGGCGCCGCACCCGGCCCGGCGCTGCAGCGACTCAACACCGACATCATCATCGGCAGCCCCCAGCTCGACCCGCCCCGGCAGATCCGGACCATGCTGAGCCCCGAGCACCTCATCGGATTCGCCACGGGCAGGGCCCAGCTTCCGAGCGACCCCGGCGTTCGCACGCCGGGGTCACCGAAGAGCGTGCGGCAACTGGTGTTACGCGAGCCTACGGGTGGTAGGTCGGGTGTCCCCACGGTATGGCGTGCGGGCGCGGCAGATTGA
- a CDS encoding SDR family NAD(P)-dependent oxidoreductase, with the protein MGVVVVSGGTNGMGRAFALGRAERGDRVLVLGRNRERGEALAGGSVTFLPVDLSSVTETRQVVAHILTEYPVVDALTLFANAVAPRRIETAEGLERTFALYYLSRYLLSFGLREAMDRATAPVIVNIAGVGVTKGGVRWADPQLTSGYSVVTAQLQAGRANDLLGVGFAQRSGSRARYVLYHPGFTKSGDRSPLPLVVRGLLAAVSVVARPVADAVAPIHQFLDAPPAAPLTAVDRNKRLPPSFPTLDPQNAERLMDLTEKLLG; encoded by the coding sequence ATGGGAGTCGTGGTGGTCAGTGGTGGCACCAACGGAATGGGACGCGCATTTGCCCTCGGACGGGCCGAACGCGGTGACCGGGTCCTCGTGCTCGGCCGCAACCGCGAACGCGGTGAGGCGCTGGCGGGCGGATCTGTCACCTTCCTTCCCGTCGACCTCTCCAGCGTGACCGAGACGCGACAGGTCGTCGCGCATATCCTCACCGAGTACCCCGTCGTGGACGCGCTGACGCTGTTCGCCAACGCGGTGGCGCCGCGTCGAATCGAGACCGCCGAGGGCCTGGAGCGTACGTTCGCGCTCTACTACCTCAGTCGCTATCTACTCAGCTTTGGCCTGCGTGAGGCGATGGACCGGGCTACCGCGCCGGTAATCGTGAACATCGCAGGCGTCGGCGTCACCAAAGGCGGGGTCCGCTGGGCCGACCCGCAACTGACGTCGGGCTACTCGGTCGTCACCGCACAACTGCAGGCCGGTCGAGCCAACGACCTGCTCGGCGTGGGCTTCGCTCAGCGGTCCGGCAGCCGTGCCCGATACGTGCTCTATCATCCCGGCTTCACCAAGAGCGGCGACCGCAGCCCGCTCCCGCTGGTCGTCCGCGGCCTGCTAGCGGCGGTATCGGTGGTGGCCCGCCCAGTCGCGGACGCGGTGGCCCCGATTCACCAGTTCCTGGACGCGCCGCCAGCCGCGCCGCTGACCGCCGTTGACCGGAACAAGCGACTTCCGCCCAGCTTCCCCACGCTCGACCCGCAGAACGCCGAACGCTTGATGGACCTCACGGAGAAGTTGCTGGGCTGA
- a CDS encoding winged helix-turn-helix transcriptional regulator, producing the protein MATRNTGVRTTLDSHRLPIPVPIDEYECCPVTDVLRRVSDKWTLLLITLLGRQPYRFNELHRAVEGISQRMLTRTLRVLESDGLVEREVFPTSPPSVEYRLTPLGASLLEPLSALASWAVDHHAEIAASRTGTGCPGPAGRSPAGFPPSPLDRPGRGSFERRTDEPSN; encoded by the coding sequence ATGGCCACAAGGAACACCGGTGTGCGTACCACGCTCGACAGCCACCGGTTGCCGATTCCCGTTCCAATCGACGAATACGAGTGCTGTCCGGTCACCGACGTGCTGCGGCGGGTGAGTGACAAGTGGACGTTGTTGCTGATCACCCTGCTCGGCCGGCAGCCGTACCGGTTCAACGAGTTGCATCGGGCGGTGGAGGGCATCAGTCAGCGGATGCTCACCCGGACGCTGCGCGTGTTGGAGAGCGACGGCCTGGTCGAACGGGAAGTGTTTCCGACATCGCCGCCGAGTGTCGAGTACCGGCTGACACCGCTGGGCGCCAGCCTGCTGGAGCCACTTTCGGCGCTGGCCAGCTGGGCGGTCGACCACCACGCCGAGATCGCTGCGTCCAGAACCGGTACCGGGTGTCCAGGGCCGGCAGGCCGGTCCCCGGCAGGGTTCCCGCCGTCACCTCTTGATCGTCCCGGCCGGGGATCGTTCGAGCGTCGAACGGATGAGCCGTCGAACTGA
- a CDS encoding MGMT family protein, which translates to MIGASPLLVECPCHRVIGANGSLTGYAGGVERKRQLLGLEGALQPTLGE; encoded by the coding sequence ATGATCGGCGCCAGCCCGCTGCTCGTCGAGTGCCCGTGCCACCGCGTCATCGGAGCGAACGGCTCGCTGACCGGCTACGCCGGTGGCGTGGAGCGCAAACGGCAGCTGCTCGGCCTCGAAGGCGCCCTGCAGCCCACGCTCGGCGAATGA
- a CDS encoding carbohydrate ABC transporter permease, which yields MTTSGLAHRVTRTGILLALMLFAVVPLLSMFTTALAAPGSTPQGLSWPSDPHWHNFVDAWSTANFVALFRSSTLIVLGVVPATVAMATAAGYALAQLKVPFGKAIYGLLLVGLTLPFEALITPLYYDLRSMGLLGTRLAIVLPLIGLLMPFGVFWMRAHFLGTEPALTEAAKVDGANTWQTFRRIHLPLATSAWSALSVLFFLASWNQYLLPLVLVDDPTKRTVAGGLGAFQGQHGTDIVLLCAGSLLIILPSLVIFLIFQRNFVKALMQGAVK from the coding sequence ATGACCACATCGGGCCTCGCCCATCGAGTGACACGCACCGGGATCCTGCTCGCGCTGATGCTGTTCGCCGTGGTGCCGCTGCTGAGCATGTTCACCACGGCACTGGCGGCGCCGGGCAGCACGCCGCAAGGCCTCAGCTGGCCCAGCGACCCGCACTGGCACAACTTCGTCGACGCGTGGAGCACCGCGAACTTCGTCGCGCTGTTCCGCTCGAGCACCCTCATCGTGCTTGGCGTCGTGCCGGCCACGGTCGCGATGGCCACCGCCGCGGGCTACGCCCTCGCTCAGCTGAAAGTGCCCTTCGGCAAGGCGATCTACGGTCTTCTCCTCGTCGGACTCACCCTGCCGTTCGAGGCGCTGATCACCCCGTTGTACTACGACCTGCGCAGCATGGGACTACTCGGGACGCGGCTGGCGATCGTCCTGCCGCTCATCGGACTGCTCATGCCGTTCGGCGTCTTCTGGATGCGCGCACACTTTCTCGGCACCGAGCCCGCGCTCACCGAAGCCGCGAAAGTCGACGGCGCCAACACCTGGCAGACGTTCCGCCGCATCCACCTGCCGCTCGCCACCTCGGCGTGGTCCGCACTATCCGTGCTCTTCTTCCTCGCCAGCTGGAACCAGTACCTGCTACCCCTCGTCCTCGTCGACGACCCGACGAAACGGACCGTGGCCGGCGGGCTGGGCGCCTTCCAGGGCCAGCACGGCACCGACATCGTGCTGCTCTGCGCCGGATCCCTGCTGATCATCCTGCCCTCGCTGGTGATCTTCCTGATCTTCCAGCGCAACTTCGTCAAGGCGCTGATGCAAGGAGCCGTCAAGTGA
- a CDS encoding arsenate reductase ArsC, with protein sequence MSDKPSVLFVCVHNAGRSQMAAGWLRHFAGDTVEVRSAGSAPAETVNPAAVEAMREVGIDITDQTPKLLEYETAESSDVIVTMGCGDACPVFPGKRYEDWKLEDPAGKGVDAVRPIRDEIRARVEKLLTELRPSA encoded by the coding sequence ATGAGCGACAAGCCCAGCGTCCTGTTCGTCTGCGTCCACAACGCCGGCCGGTCCCAGATGGCCGCCGGCTGGCTGCGCCACTTCGCCGGCGACACCGTCGAGGTCCGCTCCGCCGGCTCCGCCCCCGCCGAGACCGTCAACCCGGCCGCCGTCGAGGCCATGCGGGAGGTCGGCATCGACATCACCGACCAGACCCCCAAGCTCCTCGAGTACGAGACCGCGGAGTCCTCCGATGTCATCGTCACCATGGGCTGCGGCGACGCCTGCCCCGTCTTCCCGGGCAAGCGCTACGAGGACTGGAAGCTCGAAGACCCCGCCGGCAAGGGCGTCGACGCCGTCCGGCCGATCCGCGACGAGATCCGCGCCCGCGTGGAGAAGCTCCTCACCGAACTTCGTCCCAGCGCCTGA
- a CDS encoding alpha/beta hydrolase produces MGAAFRRGTPVVREEDNPLRPHEQVQAFLDSSGSSPDPWATDIAAVRADARAKVLAVTGEPAPVASVESVDADGVPARLYLPTGAEREVLVWAHGGGWIHGDLDTAEGVARALANRAACGVLSIDYRLAPEHPFPAGFDDTWTAVTWARHHFGTVAVGGDSSGGNLAAAAALKARDEGVRLAAQLLVYPALDSVENTDYKVAFRRRYETFAGRSGFGSNSYRRLQHIWATYVPDPAHRKAPYVSPLHAESVRGVAPATIITAEHDFLRREAEDYARRLEAAGVPVELTEYAGRSMASSRCSP; encoded by the coding sequence ATGGGTGCAGCTTTCCGGCGGGGAACCCCGGTCGTCCGTGAGGAAGACAATCCGCTGCGGCCGCACGAGCAGGTTCAGGCCTTCCTGGACAGCTCCGGATCATCACCCGACCCGTGGGCCACCGACATCGCGGCCGTGCGGGCGGACGCACGTGCGAAGGTCCTGGCCGTGACTGGCGAGCCGGCGCCGGTGGCCTCGGTCGAGTCGGTCGACGCGGACGGCGTACCGGCTCGGCTCTATCTGCCCACGGGTGCGGAACGAGAGGTCCTGGTCTGGGCGCACGGCGGCGGCTGGATTCACGGAGACCTCGACACCGCCGAGGGCGTCGCCCGGGCACTCGCGAACCGGGCCGCGTGCGGGGTCCTGTCCATCGACTACCGGCTCGCGCCCGAGCACCCGTTTCCAGCCGGCTTTGACGACACTTGGACGGCCGTCACCTGGGCACGCCACCACTTCGGCACCGTGGCTGTCGGTGGGGACAGTTCGGGCGGCAATCTCGCCGCGGCGGCCGCGCTCAAAGCGCGTGATGAAGGCGTTCGGTTAGCCGCCCAACTCCTCGTCTACCCGGCACTCGACAGCGTCGAGAACACCGACTACAAGGTCGCGTTCCGGCGGCGGTACGAGACCTTCGCGGGCCGGTCGGGTTTCGGCTCCAACAGCTACCGTCGGCTCCAGCACATCTGGGCGACGTACGTTCCCGACCCGGCACACCGCAAGGCGCCGTATGTATCCCCGCTGCACGCTGAATCTGTGCGCGGTGTCGCGCCTGCGACGATCATCACGGCCGAACACGATTTCCTCCGCCGCGAGGCCGAGGACTATGCCCGGCGTCTGGAGGCGGCCGGCGTGCCGGTCGAGCTGACCGAGTACGCGGGCAGATCCATGGCTTCTTCGAGATGTTCGCCGTGA
- a CDS encoding 4-hydroxyphenylacetate 3-hydroxylase family protein has protein sequence MTLEATPPDVARRVTRPMTGNEYLESLRDGREVFLYGERVKDVTAHPAFRNSALMTARLYDALHDPARRDVLTAPTDTGSDGFTHAFFRTPRSVEDVVRDREAITAWARLTYGWMGRSPDYKAAFLGTLGANSDFYSPYQANARRWYRESQEKVLFWNHAIIHPPVDRHLGTEQVKDVFVHVEKETDNGVIVSGAKVVATGSAITNFNFISHHGLPIKEREFALMATVPMESSGLKLICRPSYAAAAAVMGSPFDYPLSSRLDENDTILVLDKVLIPWENIFMYGDPEQVNGFAPRSGFLERLTFQGSIRLAVKIDFIAGLLLKAVETTGTKDFRGVQARVGEVLAWRNMFWALSDAAARNPQPWRDGSFLPHLDYGMAYRWFMTLGYPRIKEIIEQDVASGLIYVNSSAEDFKNPEIRPYLDKYVRGSNGVDAVSRVKLMKLLWDAVGTEFGGRHELYERNYSGNHESVRTDIMMAQQASGQLDEYKGYAEECLAEYDLDGWTVPDLDSFAALRANRRW, from the coding sequence ATGACCCTGGAAGCCACACCGCCGGACGTCGCGCGTCGCGTGACCCGACCGATGACCGGCAACGAATATCTGGAGAGTCTCCGCGACGGTCGGGAGGTCTTCCTGTACGGCGAGCGGGTCAAGGACGTCACCGCCCATCCGGCGTTCCGGAACTCGGCACTGATGACTGCCCGGCTGTACGACGCCCTGCACGACCCGGCCCGGCGGGATGTGCTGACCGCCCCCACCGACACCGGCAGCGACGGCTTCACCCACGCGTTCTTCCGCACGCCGCGCAGCGTCGAGGACGTCGTACGGGACCGCGAGGCGATCACGGCGTGGGCCAGGCTGACCTATGGCTGGATGGGCCGCAGCCCCGACTACAAGGCGGCGTTCCTGGGTACGCTCGGCGCGAACTCGGACTTCTACTCGCCGTACCAGGCCAACGCACGCCGCTGGTATCGCGAGTCGCAGGAGAAGGTCCTGTTCTGGAACCATGCGATCATCCACCCGCCGGTGGACCGCCACCTCGGCACCGAGCAGGTCAAGGACGTGTTCGTACACGTCGAGAAGGAGACCGACAACGGCGTGATCGTCAGCGGCGCCAAGGTCGTCGCAACCGGGTCGGCGATCACCAACTTCAACTTCATCTCACACCACGGCCTGCCGATCAAGGAGCGCGAGTTCGCGTTGATGGCGACCGTACCGATGGAGAGCTCCGGCCTGAAGCTGATCTGCCGCCCGAGCTACGCCGCGGCCGCCGCGGTGATGGGCAGCCCGTTCGACTACCCGCTGTCCAGCCGGCTCGACGAGAACGACACGATCCTCGTGCTCGACAAGGTACTCATTCCATGGGAGAACATCTTCATGTACGGCGACCCGGAGCAGGTCAACGGGTTCGCGCCGCGCTCGGGATTCCTGGAGCGGCTCACGTTCCAGGGCTCGATCCGGCTCGCCGTCAAGATCGATTTTATCGCCGGCCTGCTACTCAAGGCCGTGGAGACCACCGGCACCAAGGACTTCCGGGGAGTGCAGGCCCGGGTCGGCGAGGTACTCGCCTGGCGCAACATGTTCTGGGCACTCAGCGACGCGGCCGCCCGCAACCCGCAACCGTGGCGCGACGGCTCGTTCCTACCCCACCTGGACTACGGCATGGCCTACCGCTGGTTCATGACCCTCGGCTACCCGCGGATCAAGGAGATCATCGAGCAGGACGTCGCCAGCGGCCTGATCTACGTCAACTCCAGCGCCGAAGACTTCAAGAACCCAGAGATCCGCCCGTACCTTGACAAGTACGTGCGCGGATCCAACGGCGTCGACGCCGTAAGCCGGGTAAAGCTGATGAAGCTGCTGTGGGACGCCGTCGGCACCGAGTTCGGCGGCCGACATGAGCTGTACGAACGCAACTACTCCGGCAACCACGAGTCCGTGCGCACGGACATCATGATGGCCCAACAGGCATCCGGCCAGCTCGACGAGTACAAGGGCTACGCCGAGGAGTGCCTGGCCGAGTACGACCTCGACGGCTGGACCGTGCCCGACCTGGACTCGTTCGCCGCACTACGGGCGAATCGCCGCTGGTAA
- a CDS encoding carbohydrate ABC transporter permease, which yields MTDPSSVPAARQPAARRPSARRRRSWSALLWVAPAFGMYAVFVLFPMLQSVQYSFYHWDGIGPATPAGLDNWKAIFTRPELLQSVVNAFVLIIFYTVLPVGLGLVAASFIRELKPGAFSTTARVLLFVPQVLPLVAAGIAWTWMYSSDGLVNQVLRAVGLDQYTRAWLGDFTFALPAVGVIGVWVMLGFCTVLLLAGIGKIDPSLYEAARLDGAGPVREFFAVTLPGLRRELVVCTTFTIIAALASFDVVQIATQGGPGYQTMVPGVQIYRLTFLQQHVGQASALAVFLTIVVLLVIWPIQRLGRQK from the coding sequence ATGACCGACCCGTCGAGCGTTCCTGCGGCACGACAACCCGCCGCACGGCGCCCATCCGCACGCCGGCGGCGGAGTTGGAGCGCGCTCCTCTGGGTTGCGCCAGCGTTCGGCATGTACGCCGTTTTCGTGCTGTTCCCGATGCTCCAGTCCGTGCAGTACTCCTTCTACCACTGGGACGGCATCGGGCCGGCGACGCCCGCCGGACTGGACAACTGGAAAGCGATCTTCACCCGGCCGGAGCTGCTGCAATCCGTGGTGAACGCGTTCGTCCTCATCATCTTCTACACGGTCCTGCCGGTCGGGCTCGGTCTGGTCGCCGCGTCGTTCATCCGCGAACTGAAGCCCGGCGCGTTCAGCACCACCGCCCGGGTCCTACTGTTCGTCCCTCAGGTGCTTCCGCTGGTCGCGGCCGGTATCGCGTGGACGTGGATGTACTCCTCGGACGGCCTGGTCAATCAGGTCCTGCGCGCGGTCGGCCTCGATCAGTACACGCGGGCCTGGCTCGGTGACTTCACTTTCGCTCTGCCCGCGGTCGGTGTGATCGGAGTCTGGGTCATGCTCGGCTTCTGCACGGTGCTGCTACTCGCGGGCATCGGCAAGATCGACCCGTCGCTGTACGAGGCGGCCCGGCTGGACGGGGCCGGGCCGGTCAGAGAGTTCTTCGCCGTGACGCTGCCCGGGTTGCGGCGCGAACTCGTCGTGTGCACGACGTTCACGATCATCGCCGCGCTGGCGAGCTTCGACGTCGTCCAGATCGCGACGCAAGGCGGTCCCGGCTACCAGACGATGGTGCCCGGCGTGCAGATCTACCGGTTGACGTTCCTGCAACAGCACGTCGGCCAGGCCTCGGCGCTCGCGGTGTTCCTGACCATCGTCGTGCTGCTGGTCATCTGGCCGATCCAGCGTCTCGGGAGACAGAAATGA
- a CDS encoding AfsR/SARP family transcriptional regulator — MRDAYAVDFTPTAGKPRQLLAFLLLNAGELVRVEDCISELWGATPPRSVNHTLQTYARTIRQALTRALPTERARLVTGQSCYRLVVEPDLLDAAVFERVSRLGMAAARAGDHHTAAALLTRALQDWGGEVLADVESGPLAKASVVRLRETHRAALEQRIDSDLHLGRHWDLVPELARRCAKHPTYESLRAQHMLALHRCGQDDAAIRVFEELKVILADRFGIEPGPRVMSLYRAIRSGDT; from the coding sequence GTGCGCGACGCCTACGCCGTCGACTTCACCCCGACGGCCGGCAAGCCTCGGCAGCTGCTGGCCTTCCTGCTGCTCAACGCCGGTGAGCTGGTACGCGTGGAGGACTGCATCTCCGAGCTCTGGGGTGCCACCCCGCCGCGCAGTGTCAACCACACGCTCCAGACCTACGCCCGGACCATCCGGCAGGCCCTCACCCGGGCCCTGCCCACTGAGCGGGCCCGGCTCGTCACCGGTCAGTCGTGCTACCGCCTCGTGGTCGAGCCCGACCTGCTCGACGCCGCCGTCTTCGAGCGGGTGAGCCGCCTCGGCATGGCGGCCGCGCGTGCCGGGGACCACCACACCGCGGCCGCCCTGCTGACCCGCGCTCTGCAGGACTGGGGCGGCGAGGTGCTGGCCGACGTGGAGTCCGGCCCGCTCGCCAAGGCCTCGGTCGTCCGGCTGCGCGAGACGCACCGCGCCGCGCTCGAGCAGCGCATCGACAGTGACCTGCACCTTGGCCGGCACTGGGACCTGGTGCCCGAGTTGGCCCGGCGCTGCGCGAAGCACCCGACCTACGAGTCCCTGCGCGCCCAGCACATGCTGGCGCTGCACCGGTGCGGGCAGGACGACGCCGCCATCCGAGTCTTCGAGGAACTCAAGGTGATACTGGCCGACAGGTTCGGAATCGAGCCGGGACCGCGGGTGATGTCGTTGTATCGCGCGATCCGCTCCGGCGATACGTGA